From Sporolactobacillus pectinivorans:
CTGGGTCTTCAAAAAAGAATTACAGGCCCAACTGGTTTGGAAAAATTGTCCATGTGAATCCTCCTTTTTTAGTCATAAAAAATAAGCCTTTTAACGCCATGCTGAGGGCAAAATATAAAGACTCACAGATTCTTATTAAGCTCAAGTTTTTTAACCTGTTTCTAAACGTCATCTGGAGAAAATTAAATAAAGGGTATCATCCACTACGGGACACTTTTATAAAAGTGTCCCGTATCCTGATCTTTGCCAAGGGACCTTCTCAACTCCCCGCCCTCTTTTCATGATACTATAATACAATAAAATTGCGGGTCAAATGCACAAGCTTTGCACACGATTCATAGCCAGCCAATTTTATCAGCAACTATAAGCACGAAATCTTTCCGGTATTTAGTAGCCGTATTCCGGTGCATATTACATCTGTCAGCTATACTGTCCCAAGTTAGATTTAAATTGCTCCAATAACGCAGCTTAATGATTTTCCGATGATCTTCCGTTACCTGGCTGTATGCAGTCTCGATCGCCTGAACTATTTCTTCAAGATTTCTCAACTTTCTGTTTGTTGCCAGTCTTGTCGCAATCAGTTCTGTTGGTCGTCCAGGATAGTTACTTCGCCCGCCACCCACATTTTCATCATCGTTGTTTACTCCAAATATAACCTCTTCGCGCAACTTCCGAATCTCTTTCTTGGTATCATTAAAGGCATACAGTTCCGCTTCTATATGTTTAAACGTTGCCGATCTTAATTTCTCACTTACTGGCATTCGTTTCGCCTCCATCTATCTGTAAGCCATCCATTCTTCTTCACGCATCTCTGGAACGGGCAGAGTCCTTCTTTATCCAACCAGATGCAACCTTTGCATCCATATTCCGGATCCTTAGTCTTCACCACGCCCACACTCCTTCCAACAAACAAATAAATAAATCATACAGACACTAGCGCTTGGTTAAACACACCCAT
This genomic window contains:
- a CDS encoding transcriptional regulator; its protein translation is MPVSEKLRSATFKHIEAELYAFNDTKKEIRKLREEVIFGVNNDDENVGGGRSNYPGRPTELIATRLATNRKLRNLEEIVQAIETAYSQVTEDHRKIIKLRYWSNLNLTWDSIADRCNMHRNTATKYRKDFVLIVADKIGWL